Proteins encoded by one window of Drosophila melanogaster chromosome X:
- the CG14200 gene encoding uncharacterized protein, isoform A, translated as MPRFRNETPEESQYTDGEIVWVKIHNTEIWWPGEVTSSQDFRFVNTTRPPYAVVAFFNEKTFEQVSSAKLIYPFECEHKEEFIKRGKKKAEGIHMADKFSEDVAIAESRSGRIHRSSTSSLAEVCSGPAARPESLIKACLSSNSNSSGVLSSNACSSGVPSAAGRVSSSATLHANDKAVFRQQESTFRIMDIGGGATIPPRDAAFECTMCNFHTNSMSVLLIHRRNHMESSNNFGSSNSTTYTVTSTANRTTSRTASRTTTSPATSPRRASRRSHTTIVHEVNGQKSRNNEVRCNSRHVSIMIDVPLTNEEHEKVMSIVDKTLASIELVVGSNAGSSPGSASASVPTRKSSSASSQAPAAVNPRRRTATSRDPGSQRSNQLRATMPAPQSPPAKQRRLTRSMSRRLQGVSPMAVPTEILPPPVQVNSRRNSRRRCTLAATTSEPVISPRRGNPLRKTMTTSPSSIVSPRSAGRRKQPISRNRTTTVTGDAHISSALLTSPLINRPAGDKHESEKQVAEPNLPISPSPEPTTSMADIAQPNQNLQHMQRSIDASKQLQLSLMAEWGDDETDESMEETPQPVEKDTGIVKSPPATEQHADEKEQEQEKTDGGAAKKRIRNIPKKDRRDVVVQEFDVQDSQQDPDDAEVDEPILIQDSDASSNGSVVFVEDEPRQRGRGAYSQSNGNVNVSDKAASSSKMASNIPSCFDFEEEEDVQQQEGQNGLSYRRRTNTNRPDVNGKGPAEEDTLERNEEPVDENELDDNVSYDNAFKGFEDVHKPTIKEGIQTLEEEVHREPDVEPEPWQQVAAYAVESEEAIPQDAPEGEAGDHMFLPIKEPQKRIFKSRNKSTNQMACPPDEDLLPASMTSTLPSANEEELTAPRTYSPLQEANCVGTLLSNHEPSRAISVKNSNKYSSKGVLGGSMTRKRRNKSKTESSRRPLQRSRPMTRQKNPSPKHEELSNHSSRSSSSSSSNNSSSSSSSSSGSSSSNTSSSSSNTSSSSSSSDSHGIGTLSPEPGSSNSCSIASNIAVISAEEARELQRSASGAGLIHAAIVDATQPVQRGGVLILEDIRLPNLYQPSSLHSTDSNGSHRTISHSPDEGDEQSQDPADQPQTNDEDQDVKHMIDDAEPMEQGAEEDDQAAEDDQPEKEQEQDQELGQKSKDKPVSEADNELGRFSPIPEIRYQLQPGELLLNEREREMLRRYKAVVASGRSAEKFRQVRARWNRNMPSTSSDSNGSRHTNSHLPDEGDEQSQDPPDQPQANDEDRDVKNMIDDAEPMEQGAEEDDQAAENDQAAENDQAAENDQAAEEDQQEKEQEQEQEQEQELGQKSEDKLESEVDNELGRLSPIPEDCYQLQPGELLLNEREEELLRQYEADVASGRSAEKCRQAPARWSRTMPFPEESGVHESELDGMPLAASSSEDQERDGEEKETGVGSEGEQPAMATDEEEVSDDRRFQMAMDMDIALDAVELVMPVSLLQTSRRPASYPQVTPMATTQSAIGLNRPTRHLSCARALSDADMARAHQQLVDLREQQRLCFTPPSPPAVLTPPATLLQASGQKRQRRRSKNAPSDHAESGSRSEGGEESSSDAKDGQESPENPPQLCAGRICAVMTRPIPGYSHTFMLCSLNNNNFTPLNNVALYLDNEKNHLVPVPRETLLEPPRLADGHPLSAVFADIDFLGEDAVAQVVEPSEAEAEMEMEMEMEMETEQELVQDQVSPRQLSPQMLLSEADNDYNNENDVESVDAMGIMTPLSQVAEGGALAAAGSYVNEEEELSLHGEQLIGQIMQLNVNGFHLQLDTAMLFSMAEQPDTCIEVNVTDGGGSSTSAAGGSMTAVLNARDILHAAEAYLQERDLQLVNVEDMTLDDRDGDVSTADLAVPPAPDLLSQALVGSQVVDDSEFVNAANAGVGMLHIDTRNGPGLLHVGNDEPGSVVFISHPMPTQNVHLTPPITARTNETNALLDQTPIMSTLESPSGMQLRRVSPLVEGNLEDSLAVIGVTNGSGVPTSLELPITVTNPAIASRMGAPVAEMLQFAPFQ; from the exons ATGCCGCGCTTTCGCAACGAGACGCCGGAGGAGTCGCAGTACACCGATGGCGAAATCGTTTGGGTAAAGATCCACAACACCGAGATCTGGTGGCCCGGCGAAGTGACCTCGTCGCAGGACTTTCGTTTCGTCAACACCACGCGCCCGCCGTACGCAGTTGTGGCGTTTTTCAACGAGAAAACCTT CGAGCAAGTGAGTTCCGCGAAGCTTATTTATCCCTTCGAATGCGAGCACAAGGAGGAGTTCATTAAGCGCGGCAAAA AGAAAGCCGAAGGAATCCACATGGCCGACAAGTTCTCAGAGGACGTGGCGATCGCCGAATCGCGTAGCGGTCGCATCCATCGCTCGTCGACATCGTCCTTAGCGGAGGTCTGCAGCGGACCCGCCGCCCGTCCGGAAAGCCTCATCAAGGCCTGCCTTTCgagcaatagcaacagcagcggcgtGCTGAGCAGCAATGCGTGCAGCAGCGGAGTGCCTTCGGCAGCGGGTCGAGTAAGTAGCTCGGCAACGCTACATGCCAATGATAAAGCCGTATTCCGACAGCAGGAGTCCACGTTCCGCATCATGGACATCGGGGGCGGCGCCACGATTCCGCCCCGTGACGCTGCCTTCGAGTGCACCATGTGCAACTTTCACACCAACAGTATGAGCGTCCTGCTCATCCACCGGCGCAACCACATGGAGTCGAGCAACAActttggcagcagcaacagcaccacctATACGGTCACCAGTACGGCCAACAGAACGACCAGCAGAACGGCCAGCAGAACGACCACCAGTCCGGCCACCAGTCCACGACGAGCGTCGCGTCGTTCCCACACCACCATCGTGCATGAAGTGAACGGCCAAAAGAGCCGGAACAACGAAGTGCGCTGCAACTCGCGCCACGTGTCCATTATGATTGACGTACCGCTGACAAACGAGGAGCATGAGAAGGTGATGAGCATCGTTGACAAAACGTTGGCCAGCATCGAGCTCGTTGTTGGCTCCAATGCGGGCAGCTCCCCGGGCTCCGCTTCCGCGTCTGTTCCCACACGAAAGAGCTCCTCCGCGTCGTCGCAGGCGCCCGCTGCGGTGAACCCGCGACGCAGAACTGCGACATCTCGAGATCCGGGTAGCCAGCGCTCAAACCAACTGCGAGCCACCATGCCCGCTCCACAGTCGCCGCCGGCAAAGCAACGTCGTCTCACACGCTCCATGAGCAGGCGCCTGCAAGGTGTTTCGCCAATGGCCGTCCCTACGGAGATTCTGCCGCCACCTGTGCAGGTAAATTCGCGTCGTAATTCACGCAGACGCTGCACACTGGCTGCCACCACTAGTGAGCCAGTTATTTCGCCCAGAAGGGGCAATCCCTTACGGAAAACGATGACGACATCGCCATCGAGCATCGTCTCGCCTCGAAGCGCAGGTCGGCGCAAGCAACCGATCTCTAGGAATAGAACGACGACCGTAACTGGTGATGCGCATATATCTTCTGCGCTCCTCACATCGCCTTTAATCAATCGTCCGGCTGGGGACAAACATGAATCGGAAAAACAGGTGGCAGAGCCGAATCTGCCCATCAGTCCATCGCCAGAGCCAACGACATCAATGGCTGACATCGCACAGCCGAATCAGAATCTCCAGCATATGCAGAGGAGCATTGACGCCTCCAAGCAGCTGCAGCTAAGTCTGATGGCGGAATGGGGCGACGACGAGACGGACGAGTCGATGGAGGAGACACCGCAGCCGGTTGAGAAGGATACCGGAATCGTGAAATCACCGCCGGCGACAGAGCAACATGCGGATGAGAAAgaacaggagcaggagaagACTGATGGCGGTGCTGCCAAGAAGCGCATACGCAACATACCAAAGAAGGATCGGCGCGACGTAGTCGTGCAGGAATTCGACGTGCAGGACAGCCAGCAAGACCCCGATGACGCGGAGGTTGACGAGCCGATTTTAATTCAGGATAGCGATGCTAGCTCCAATGGCAGCGTCGTATTCGTAGAAGACGAGCCGAGGCAGCGCGGCCGGGGAGCTTATTCGCAATCCAATGGCAATGTCAATGTCAGTGATAAGGCCGCGTCCTCGTCGAAGATGGCCAGCAACATACCGTCCTGCTTTGActtcgaggaggaggaggatgtaCAGCAGCAGGAGGGCCAGAATGGTTTGAGCTATAGGCGCCGAACGAATACCAATCGTCCTGATGTCAACGGCAAAGGACCCGCTGAGGAGGACACACTCGAGAGGAATGAGGAACCTGTGGATGAGAACGAACTTGACGACAACGTGTCCTACGATAACGCCTTCAAGGGCTTTGAAGATGTCCACAAACCGACAATCAAGGAAGGCATACAGACTCTGGAGGAGGAGGTACACCGTGAGCCTGACGTGGAGCCCGAGCCGTGGCAGCAGGTAGCAGCCTATGCCGTAGAGTCTGAAGAAGCGATTCCCCAGGACGCACCTGAGGGCGAGGCGGGAGATCACATGTTCCTGCCCATCAAGGAGCCGCAAAAGCGCATCTTTAAGTCACGaaacaaatcaacaaatcAAATGGCATGTCCACCAGACGAGGATCTGCTACCAGCCTCCATGACTTCCACGTTGCCAAGCGCCAACGAAGAGGAGCTGACTGCGCCCAGGACTTATAGTCCTCTCCAGGAGGCGAATTGCGTCGGTACACTGCTATCCAATCACGAACCGAGCAGGGCCATCAGCgtcaaaaacagcaacaaatatAGCAGCAAGGGAGTGCTGGGTGGCAGCATGACGAGGAAGCGCCGCAACAAATCCAAGACTGAATCATCCCGTCGCCCGTTACAGCGTTCCAGGCCAATGACACGTCAGAAGAATCCCTCACCCAAGCACGAGGAGTTGAGCAACCACAGCAGccgaagcagcagcagcagcagcagcaacaacagcagcagcagcagcagcagcagcagcggcagtagTAGCAGCAACAcgagcagcagtagcagcaacacGAGCAGCTCAAGCTCTAGCTCGGACTCGCACGGCATCGGAACACTATCCCCGGAGCCGGGCTCCAGCAACAGCTGTTCCATAGCCTCCAACATTGCAGTGATATCGGCAGAAGAGGCACGCGAGCTGCAGCGTTCCGCCTCGGGCGCCGGACTCATCCACGCCGCCATCGTTGACGCCACGCAACCGGTGCAGCGTGGTGGCGTGCTTATCCTAGAGGATATTAGGCTGCCGAATTTGTATCAACCCTCTAGCCTTCACTCAACGGACAGCAATGGCAGCCACCGGACGATCTCACACTCGCCGGATGAGGGCGACGAACAGTCGCAAGACCCGGCTGATCAGCCGCAAACAAACGATGAAGACCAAGATGTGAAGCATATGATTGATGACGCCGAGCCAATGGAGCAAGGGGCGGAAGAGGACGACCAGGCGGCAGAGGACGACCAGCCggagaaggagcaggagcaggatcaGGAGCTGGGACAAAAGTCGAAGGATAAGCCAGTGTCCGAGGCAGACAACGAATTGGGCCGCTTCTCACCGATCCCCGAAATCCGTTACCAGTTGCAGCCTGGCGAGTTGCTGCTTAATGAGCGCGAACGGGAGATGTTGCGCCGGTACAAGGCCGTCGTGGCCAGTGGTCGCAGTGCAGAGAAGTTTCGTCAGGTCCGCGCGCGCTGGAACCGAAACATGCCATCCACATCCTCAGACAGCAATGGCAGCCGCCACACAAACTCACACCTGCCTGATGAGGGCGATGAACAGTCGCAAGACCCGCCAGATCAGCCGCAAGCAAACGATGAAGATCGAGATGTGAAGAATATGATTGATGACGCCGAGCCAATGGAGCAAGGGGCGGAAGAGGACGACCAGGCGGCAGAGAATGACCAGGCGGCAGAGAATGACCAGGCGGCAGAGAATGACCAGGCGGCAGAGGAAGACCAGCaggagaaggagcaggagcaggagcaggagcaggagcaggagctgggaCAAAAGTCGGAGGATAAGCTAGAGTCCGAGGTAGACAACGAGTTGGGCCGCTTGTCTCCGATCCCCGAAGACTGTTACCAGCTGCAGCCTGGCGAGTTGCTGCTTAATGAGCGCGAAGAGGAGCTGTTGCGCCAGTACGAGGCCGATGTGGCCAGTGGTCGTAGTGCAGAGAAGTGTCGCCAGGCCCCCGCGCGCTGGAGCCGAACAATGCCATTCCCCGAAGAATCAGGCGTACACGAATCAGAGTTGGATGGCATGCCGTTGGCCGCGTCGTCATCAGAGGATCAAGAACGGGACGGGGAAGAGAAGGAGACTGGGGTCGGCTCCGAAGGTGAACAGCCCGCAATGGCTACGGATGAAGAAGAAGTATCTGACGACAGGAGGTTCCAGATGGCAATGGACATGGACATCGCACTGGATGCCGTGGAGCTGGTGATGCCGGTTTCATTGCTGCAAACCTCGCGCCGCCCTGCCAGCTACCCGCAAGTCACTCCGATGGCGACCACCCAGTCGGCCATTGGCCTAAATCGACCCACCAGGCATTTAAGCTGTGCCCGAGCCCTGAGCGATGCGGACATGGCCAGGGCCCACCAGCAGCTGGTGGATCTGCGCGAGCAGCAGCGCCTCTGCTTCACCCCGCCATCGCCGCCAGCGGTCCTGACTCCTCCTGCAACACTGCTGCAGGCCAGTGGACAGAAAAGGCAGCGTCGCCGCTCGAAGAACGCTCCAAGTGACCACGCGGAGAGCGGGTCACGCAGCGAAGGCGGCGAGGAATCGTCAAGCGACGCCAAGGATGGTCAGGAGAGTCCCGAGAAC CCGCCACAACTGTGCGCTGGACGCATCTGCGCGGTGATGACTCGACCGATCCCGGGCTACAGTCACACCTTCATGCTGTGCTCgctgaacaacaacaactttaCGCCGCTGAACAACGTGGCGCTGTACCTGGACAACGAAAAGAACCACCTGGTGCCGGTGCCGCGGGAGACACTGCTGGAGCCGCCGCGTCTTGCCGACGGCCATCCGCTGTCCGCCGTCTTTGCGGACATTGACTTTCTGGGCGAAGACGCGGTGGCCCAGGTGGTGGAGCCATCGGAGGCGGAGGCggaaatggagatggagatggagatggaaatGGAGACTGAGCAGGAACTCGTCCAGGATCAGGTGTCGCCGCGCCAACTGTCGCCGCAAATGTTGCTAAGCGAGGCCGATAATGATTACAATAACGAGAACGACGTTGAGTCTGTGGACGCGATGGGCATCATGACACCACTCAGCCAGGTGGCCGAGGGAGGCGCCTTGGCAGCCGCCGGTAGCTACGTGAACGAAGAGGAGGAATTGTCTCTGCACGGCGAACAACTAATTGGGCAGATAATGCAGTTAAACGTGAACGGGTTCCACTTGCAGCTGGATACCGCGATGCTATTCAGCATGGCAGAACAGCCGGACACTTGCATCGAGGTGAACGTCACGGATGGGGGGGGATCCAGCACATCTGCTGCCGGTGGCAGTATGACAGCCGTGCTTAATGCTCGCGACATTCTACATGCGGCAGAGGCATACCTACAGGAGCGCGATCTGCAGCTGGTCAACGTGGAGGACATGACGCTGGACGACAGGGATGGCGATGTGTCAACAGCCGATCTGGCTGTGCCCCCCGCCCCTGATCTGCTCTCCCAGGCGCTGGTCGGCAGCCAGGTCGTGGACGATTCGGAATTCGTGAACGCAGCCAACGCTGGCGTTGGAATGCTTCACATCGATACTCGCAACGGCCCTGGTCTACTGCATGTGGGCAACGACGAGCCGGGCAGCGTGGTGTTCATTTCGCATCCGATGCCTACGCAGAATGTCCACCTCACGCCGCCGATCACGGCGCGCACCAACGAGACAAACGCGCTGCTCGACCAGACGCCCATCATGTCCACGCTGGAGAGTCCCAGTGGCATGCAGCTGCGGCGCGTTTCGCCGCTGGTCGAGGGCAACCTGGAGGATAGTCTGGCCGTGATCGGCGTGACGAACGGCAGTGGCGTACCCACCTCGCTGGAACTGCCCATTACCGTGACCAATCCGGCCATCGCATCCCGTATGGGGGCGCCCGTCGCCGAAATGCTGCAGTTTGCTCCTTTTCAGTAG